Proteins encoded by one window of Oncorhynchus kisutch isolate 150728-3 unplaced genomic scaffold, Okis_V2 scaffold3964, whole genome shotgun sequence:
- the LOC116372532 gene encoding keratin-associated protein 4-7-like yields the protein MCCFPDVCCFPDMCCFVCCFPDMCCFVCCFPDMCCFVCCFPDVCCFPNVCCFPDVCCFPDVCCFPDACCFPDMCCFVCCFPDVCCFPDVCCFADVCCFPNVCCFVCCFPNVCCFPNVCCFPNVCCFPKIVHAGYDCCADVYWLIGPLV from the coding sequence ATGTGTTGCTTCCCCGACGTGTGTTGCTTCCCCGATATGTGTTGCTTCGTGTGTTGCTTCCCCGACATGTGTTGCTTCGTGTGTTGCTTCCCCGACATGTGTTGCTTCGTGTGTTGCTTCCCCGACGTGTGTTGCTTCCCCAACGTGTGTTGCTTCCCCGACGTGTGTTGCTTCCCCGACGTGTGTTGCTTCCCCGACGCGTGTTGCTTCCCCGACATGTGTTGCTTCGTGTGTTGCTTCCCCGACGTGTGTTGCTTCCCCGACGTGTGTTGCTTCGCCGACGTGTGTTGCTTCCCCAACGTGTGTTGCTTCGTGTGTTGCTTCCCCAACGTGTGTTGCTTCCCCAACGTGTGTTGCTTCCCCAATGTGTGTTGCTTCCCAAAGATAGTTCATGCAGGCTATGACTGCTGTGCTGATGTGTACTGGCTGATTGGTCCGCTGGTGTAA